Proteins co-encoded in one Carassius carassius chromosome 35, fCarCar2.1, whole genome shotgun sequence genomic window:
- the LOC132116213 gene encoding cytochrome c oxidase subunit 4 isoform 1, mitochondrial-like — MLASRALVRGLQSGFWRRVSTSSAAWAAHTHDIDVVDCSVPQYNNRLDTPLPDVPFVRNLSAEQKKLKEKEKGSWTQLTKEEKLALYRLTHELSYAEMRQGSKEWMTVLGGVFIFLGFTGLLVWWQRVYVYGDVPHTLSEESVAQQTQRMIDMRVNPVHGFSHKWDYEKKQWK; from the exons ATGCTGGCCTCTCGTGCACTTGTGCGGGGACTGCAGTCTGGATTCTGGAGGAGGGTGTCAACTTCATCTGCTGCCTGGGCTGCACACACTCACG ATATTGATGTAGTTGACTGCTCCGTTCCTCAGTACAACAACCGTCTGGACACACCACTGCCAGATGTTCCATTTGTCAGAAATCTCAGTGctgaacagaagaaactcaaaGAGAAAGAGAAGGGATCATGGACCCAGCTCACCAAGGAGGAGAAACTCGCCT tgtacaGACTCACACATGAGCTGTCGTACGCAGAGATGAGGCAAGGTTCCAAAGAGTGGATGACTGTCCTCGGGGGTGTCTTCATCTTCCTTGGCTTCACAGGGCTGCTGGTGTGGTGGCAGCGTGTCTATG TGTATGGTGATGTTCCGCACACTTTGTCTGAAGAGTCAGTTGCCCAGCAGACGCAGAGGATGATAGATATGAGAGTGAACCCCGTCCATGGATTCTCTCATAAGTGGGACTATGAAAAGAAACAGTGGaaataa
- the LOC132116215 gene encoding 5'-AMP-activated protein kinase subunit gamma-2-like isoform X4: MTPCTVPPPPPSTQDSTTARLLQNHRPLPAQHLYLPHIWSTVCLKTCWRNSISRMKESLDIPVMYRDPHSPFVISNLLGVQYMRQMMLLAGERLTHVKESLRAVEQSESDIYMRFMKSHKCYDIVPTSSKLVVFDTTLQVKKAFFALVANGVRAAPLWETKKQSFVGMLTITDFINILHRYYKSPMVQIYELEEHKIETWRELYLQETFKPLVNIFPDASIFDAVYSLIKNKIHRLPVIDPVSGNALYILTHKRILKFLQLFVCEMPKPAFMKQTLDELSIGTYSNIAFIHPDTPIIKALSIFVERRVSALPVVDESGKVVDIYSKFDVINLAAEKTYNNLDISVTQALMHRSQYFEGVMKCNRFETLETIVDRIVKAEVHRLVVVDENGSIVGIVSLSDILQALVLNPAGMTRKESEAETE, from the exons GTCCACGGTTTGTTTGAAGACATGCTGGAGAAACTCGATCTCGAGGATGAAG GAATCACTGGATATCCCAGTAATGTATCGGGATCCCCATTCTCCTTTCGTCATTTCTAACCTGTTGGGTGTACAGTACATGCGTCAGATGATGCTATTGGCTGGAGAGCGTCTCACCCACGTCAAGGAGTCCCTCAGGG CTGTCGAACAATCTGAGAGTGACATTTACATGCGATTTATGAAGTCACATAAGTGCTATGACATCGTCCCTACCAGCTCCAAGCTCGTGGTCTTTGACACAACGCTGCAG GTAAAAAAGGCCTTTTTTGCCTTGGTGGCCAATGGGGTCCGAGCTGCCCCTCTGTGGGAGACCAAGAAACAGAGTTTTGTGG GCATGCTAACCATCACAGACTTCATCAACATACTTCACAGATACTACAAATCACCCATG GTACAAATCTATGAGCTTGAGGAGCATAAAATTGAGACGTGGAGAG agCTCTATCTacaggaaacatttaagcctttaGTGAACATATTTCCAGATGCAAG CATATTTGATGCGGTGTATTCACTGATCAAAAACAAGATCCACCGGTTACCCGTCATCGACCCGGTCAGTGGAAATGCACTTTACATTTTGACGCACAAAAGGATCCTGAAATTCCTTCAGCTGTTT GTGTGTGAGATGCCAAAGCCCGCCTTTATGAAGCAGACACTGGATGAGCTGAGCATCGGGACCTACAGCAACATCGCCTTCATCCACCCCGACACGCCAATCATCAAAGCACTCAGCATCTTTGTGGAGAGGAGAGTGTCAGCACTGCCTGTGGTGGACGAGTCAG GAAAAGTTGTAGATATTTATTCAAAATTTGATGTCATT AATCTTGCTGCTGAAAAGACGTACAACAACCTGGACATTAGCGTGACACAGGCACTGATGCACAGGTCACAGTACTTTGAAGGGGTCATGAAATGCAACAGATTTGAGACACTGGAAACGATAGTAGATCGGATAGTCAAGGCTGAG GTGCACAGACTGGTGGTGGTGGATGAGAATGGCAGCATCGTGGGCATCGTCTCTCTGTCGGACATCCTCCAGGCACTTGTTCTCAACCCCGCAG GTATGACCAGGAAAGAGAGCGAAGCAGAGACGGAGTGA
- the LOC132116215 gene encoding 5'-AMP-activated protein kinase subunit gamma-2-like isoform X6 produces MHGSTVCLKTCWRNSISRMKESLDIPVMYRDPHSPFVISNLLGVQYMRQMMLLAGERLTHVKESLRAVEQSESDIYMRFMKSHKCYDIVPTSSKLVVFDTTLQVKKAFFALVANGVRAAPLWETKKQSFVGMLTITDFINILHRYYKSPMVQIYELEEHKIETWRELYLQETFKPLVNIFPDASIFDAVYSLIKNKIHRLPVIDPVSGNALYILTHKRILKFLQLFVCEMPKPAFMKQTLDELSIGTYSNIAFIHPDTPIIKALSIFVERRVSALPVVDESGKVVDIYSKFDVINLAAEKTYNNLDISVTQALMHRSQYFEGVMKCNRFETLETIVDRIVKAEVHRLVVVDENGSIVGIVSLSDILQALVLNPAGMTRKESEAETE; encoded by the exons ATGCACGG GTCCACGGTTTGTTTGAAGACATGCTGGAGAAACTCGATCTCGAGGATGAAG GAATCACTGGATATCCCAGTAATGTATCGGGATCCCCATTCTCCTTTCGTCATTTCTAACCTGTTGGGTGTACAGTACATGCGTCAGATGATGCTATTGGCTGGAGAGCGTCTCACCCACGTCAAGGAGTCCCTCAGGG CTGTCGAACAATCTGAGAGTGACATTTACATGCGATTTATGAAGTCACATAAGTGCTATGACATCGTCCCTACCAGCTCCAAGCTCGTGGTCTTTGACACAACGCTGCAG GTAAAAAAGGCCTTTTTTGCCTTGGTGGCCAATGGGGTCCGAGCTGCCCCTCTGTGGGAGACCAAGAAACAGAGTTTTGTGG GCATGCTAACCATCACAGACTTCATCAACATACTTCACAGATACTACAAATCACCCATG GTACAAATCTATGAGCTTGAGGAGCATAAAATTGAGACGTGGAGAG agCTCTATCTacaggaaacatttaagcctttaGTGAACATATTTCCAGATGCAAG CATATTTGATGCGGTGTATTCACTGATCAAAAACAAGATCCACCGGTTACCCGTCATCGACCCGGTCAGTGGAAATGCACTTTACATTTTGACGCACAAAAGGATCCTGAAATTCCTTCAGCTGTTT GTGTGTGAGATGCCAAAGCCCGCCTTTATGAAGCAGACACTGGATGAGCTGAGCATCGGGACCTACAGCAACATCGCCTTCATCCACCCCGACACGCCAATCATCAAAGCACTCAGCATCTTTGTGGAGAGGAGAGTGTCAGCACTGCCTGTGGTGGACGAGTCAG GAAAAGTTGTAGATATTTATTCAAAATTTGATGTCATT AATCTTGCTGCTGAAAAGACGTACAACAACCTGGACATTAGCGTGACACAGGCACTGATGCACAGGTCACAGTACTTTGAAGGGGTCATGAAATGCAACAGATTTGAGACACTGGAAACGATAGTAGATCGGATAGTCAAGGCTGAG GTGCACAGACTGGTGGTGGTGGATGAGAATGGCAGCATCGTGGGCATCGTCTCTCTGTCGGACATCCTCCAGGCACTTGTTCTCAACCCCGCAG GTATGACCAGGAAAGAGAGCGAAGCAGAGACGGAGTGA
- the LOC132116215 gene encoding 5'-AMP-activated protein kinase subunit gamma-2-like isoform X7, producing the protein MTDFTLDARVHGLFEDMLEKLDLEDEAVEQSESDIYMRFMKSHKCYDIVPTSSKLVVFDTTLQVKKAFFALVANGVRAAPLWETKKQSFVGMLTITDFINILHRYYKSPMVQIYELEEHKIETWRELYLQETFKPLVNIFPDASIFDAVYSLIKNKIHRLPVIDPVSGNALYILTHKRILKFLQLFVCEMPKPAFMKQTLDELSIGTYSNIAFIHPDTPIIKALSIFVERRVSALPVVDESGKVVDIYSKFDVINLAAEKTYNNLDISVTQALMHRSQYFEGVMKCNRFETLETIVDRIVKAEVHRLVVVDENGSIVGIVSLSDILQALVLNPAGMTRKESEAETE; encoded by the exons ATGACTGACTTCACATTGGATGCACGG GTCCACGGTTTGTTTGAAGACATGCTGGAGAAACTCGATCTCGAGGATGAAG CTGTCGAACAATCTGAGAGTGACATTTACATGCGATTTATGAAGTCACATAAGTGCTATGACATCGTCCCTACCAGCTCCAAGCTCGTGGTCTTTGACACAACGCTGCAG GTAAAAAAGGCCTTTTTTGCCTTGGTGGCCAATGGGGTCCGAGCTGCCCCTCTGTGGGAGACCAAGAAACAGAGTTTTGTGG GCATGCTAACCATCACAGACTTCATCAACATACTTCACAGATACTACAAATCACCCATG GTACAAATCTATGAGCTTGAGGAGCATAAAATTGAGACGTGGAGAG agCTCTATCTacaggaaacatttaagcctttaGTGAACATATTTCCAGATGCAAG CATATTTGATGCGGTGTATTCACTGATCAAAAACAAGATCCACCGGTTACCCGTCATCGACCCGGTCAGTGGAAATGCACTTTACATTTTGACGCACAAAAGGATCCTGAAATTCCTTCAGCTGTTT GTGTGTGAGATGCCAAAGCCCGCCTTTATGAAGCAGACACTGGATGAGCTGAGCATCGGGACCTACAGCAACATCGCCTTCATCCACCCCGACACGCCAATCATCAAAGCACTCAGCATCTTTGTGGAGAGGAGAGTGTCAGCACTGCCTGTGGTGGACGAGTCAG GAAAAGTTGTAGATATTTATTCAAAATTTGATGTCATT AATCTTGCTGCTGAAAAGACGTACAACAACCTGGACATTAGCGTGACACAGGCACTGATGCACAGGTCACAGTACTTTGAAGGGGTCATGAAATGCAACAGATTTGAGACACTGGAAACGATAGTAGATCGGATAGTCAAGGCTGAG GTGCACAGACTGGTGGTGGTGGATGAGAATGGCAGCATCGTGGGCATCGTCTCTCTGTCGGACATCCTCCAGGCACTTGTTCTCAACCCCGCAG GTATGACCAGGAAAGAGAGCGAAGCAGAGACGGAGTGA